In Methanothermobacter sp., the genomic stretch ACGGATCAGCACCCCAGATAGCCGGAAAAAACATAGCAAACCCCACAGCCATGATACTCACAACAACACTCATGCTAAAACACCTCAACAAAACACAGGAAGCACAGAAAATACAGGAAGCACTGGAAAAAACCCTTGAAAAGGGTCTGGTTACACCGGACCTTGGGGGAAGCCTCGGTACAATGGAAATGGCTGCTGAGATAGCAAAGAGAATTGAGGGGTGATCCTGTGCGTACAGAGGACGTGAGGGCCGACATACCACTCCTCAGGGAGAAGGCTTACCTTGATGCTGCAAGCACAACCCCAACCCCCCTCCCCATTGTGAGGGCAATGACAGAGTACTTTGAAAGATACAACGCCAATACAGGACGAGGGGCGTATTCACTTGCAGTTGAAGCAACCATGAAACTTCAGGAAGCCCGTAGAAAGGTTTCAGGATTCATAAATGCCTCTGAAGACGAAATAGTATTCACAAAGAACACGTCCGAGGCCATAAACATTGTGGCAGGCGGCCTCAAATTCAGGAAGGGGGACTCGGTGGTTGTACCCAACATCGAGCACCACTCCAACTTCCTCCCCTGGCTCAGGCTCCGTGAAAGGGGTGTTGATGTAAGGATAGTGAGGGCAGATGAAAATGGCATTGTGGACCCTGCAATGGTTGAGGGGGCTGTCGATGAGACCACGCGCCTTGTAACCATAACCCACATATCCAATGCCCTTGGTACGGTGCAGGATGTGAAGGAGGTGGGGAGGATCGCCCATGAAAACGGTGCCCTCTACATGATTGACGGGGCCCAGTCCATTGGACATATGAAGGTCGATGTTAGGGAGTTGGGGGCAGACTTTGCAGCCTTCCCTGGACACAAGGGGACCCTGGGTCCGGTGGGGACGGGGTTCCTCTACTGCAGGGGGGAATGCCAGGATGAACTTGAACCATTCATGCTGGGTGGGGGTACCGTCATTGATGTCTCAGAGGATGACTACGTCCTGGAAGAGTTTCCCTCAAGGTTCGAGGCAGGAACCCTCAACATAGCAGGTTTCATAGGCCTGGGGGCATCCATAGACTACATAAACAGGATAGGAATCCATAAAATCAGAAATCATGGCCTGAAAATGACAGAAAAACTCTACAGTGAGGTTTCATCCATTGACAAAATCAGGTGCTATGGTGACCCCCAAAATATTTATGGTATTCTTTCCTTCAACATAGATAATATGGACCCCCATGACGTTGCAAAGCTACTGGATGAAACCGCCGGTGTCTGTGTTAGAAGCGGCCACCACTGCGCAATACCAGCCATGAGGCACCTGGGAGTTCATGAATCCGGTGGCACCGTGAGGGCATCCATACACTACTATAATACAGAGGATGACATTGAGGTCCTTGCAGAAACCCTGAGGGAAATAGCAAGGATGGGGTGATGGGATGAATAAGGCACAGATAATAGCACTGCTCATAGTAATAATAATGGTATTAAGCACCATTGCAGGCGCACTTGTGCTCTAAAAGGAGGTATTGAATGGTAAATGTCAGGATAGGGGCTGTGGTAGCCGAATTCAACTATGACATAACACATATGATGCTTGAACTTGCAAAAGAACATGCTAAATTTCTTGAATCTGAAATAACAAAGGTTATAGCTGTTCCAGGGGTATTCGATATGCCTCTCGCGGTTAAGAAGCTTCTCCTTGATGATGAAATCGACGCAGTTATCACGCTGGGGGCTGTTATTGAGGGGGCAACGGACCATGACCAGATAGTGGTCCAGCACGCCTCACGTAAGATAGCGGACCTATCACTGGAATACGATAAGCCCGTGGCCCTTGGAATATCCGGCCCCGGTATGACGAGGCTGGAAGCCCACCAGCGTGTTGACTATGCAAAGAGGGCCGTTGAGGCAGCCGTTAAAATGTACAGAAGACTCAACGAAATTTGATATTTCTGGAGAACCCCCATGGAGATACTCAGACCATCAGAGCTGAAGGAAAGGTTCAGGGACCCCTGGATATCACCCTACACCAAGGTCCTCACCATGGTGGACGGGGATCTCGTTGAGATCCTGGAATACCACCCCTGCATCTCAGGGTCAGAGTGGATGATATACCAGTACAGCAGGTCAAGCAAGCTGATAGAGAGGGCCCGGAGGGATGGTAACAGGCACACCTACCTTGCACACACCGGCAAGGCTCCAATAGAACTCAGGGCGAGTCTCAACGCCGCTGGGATAGAGGAGGTGTCTGTTGAGGGTGACGAGGTCCGCGTTGTGCATGCTGGCCTTGCAGGTGCCGGTGTTGGTGCTGCAATGTGCCGGGGCATGGCAGAGGGTGTGAAGAGAATTGAACTCTATGAGGTGGGAGGGGGCTCAAAGCCCGGTAGAGCCGCGGTGATAACACCCCGCCTCGAGAAGGTTGTCCTGGGCATAGATGACACAGACACCCCTGAAAGCGGCGCGACCTGGACCCTTGCCAACAATATGGGTATGGAGATCTCCAGAAGAGGATTTGAGTACATTGACCATGTGACAGTTCAGCTATACCCACACAACCCCCGCAAGACACAGAACTGTGTATCGGTTGCCCTTTCCTTCGCGGTGCAGCCCGGTAAAAGTAATGAACTGGTCCATCTTGCTACAGGTTTTCTTGAAGAGAACACCCTTTCAGATAAAACTTCACTTGCAGTTTTCAGGGGAATAAAGGTTCCAAAAGAGCTTAAAGAGTATTCAATGATGGCCAAAAAGAGTTTCATGGAAGTCGAAGATGCAGAGGAAGTCGCAGAGTCCCTTGGAATAGATCTCATCGAGGTAACAGGGGCTCAGGGCAAGATAGGGGCCCTTGCAGCCATCGGCCTCTATGATGATCCAGAAGAAGCTGCAAGAGTATACTACTGACCTGAGAACCATATGTTAAGGAATTTCCCCTCAGATGCAGATGCAAACCTCATGTCAGATGACCCCCCTCTTCTGATATCAATTTTTATTATATGGCTTCCATGATAAATTCTGTAGCTGGAGTCCTCTCCCCTGAACCTTATATTTCTTATAACCTCTCCATTAACGGATACAGTGTATGAACCATTCTTCATGATCCCACTGGCCTCTGCAACCAGCCGATTGTCAACGTAAACCATGACCTCCGACGCCTGGGACTCATCGTACTGAATTATGATACCGTTATATACCGTCATGTTTGAGCTGGATATGTTCCTAATTGCATAGACGTTGCTGAATATCTTTCGAAGATTTCCATCCTGGATCACATCCCCCACATTAAGCCCGAGAACCCCCCTCGCACTGGTTGGGATCCTCATTATGTTACCCTCGCCGTCACGGGTCCTGTTGAGGGTGTAGGCCTCACCATTCAGCAACACTGTGTCACCATAATTGAGCCCAAGGGTATTTATAGCCTCTTCAGGAATTCTTATAGAGTTATTCTCATTTTCAAGTGCGCTGTCAACCCTGTATGGTCCCCTAACATCAAATGTCCTGTTTTCATTGCTCTTCTTCCATATTATCAGGTTACCTGATGTTGGTTCAATTGATATTTTACCATCGTCCACCTTGACTGCACCCAGCAATGTTGAGATCATTGCAAGAAGGATAAGGCCAGAGACCAGAATGGGAAAGTGCATGTATATGAATGATCTGGCTGTCTGAAGCTTGCCCTGCGAGCGCCTGAAAACATATATAGATCTTCTTATTAAGCTTATAAAGTAATAAAGAGCAACTATGGATCCTAAAACCGCTATAATGATCCCGGCTGTTGCTGGTATTGCCCTTATAAAGAATATACTGAATATGCCAAGTGTTGTAAGTGAAAGACCCAGTATACACATTCTTATGGACTTTCCCATGGTGTCCATCATGGTTATTCTGCCGTACTCAAGTGCCCTGTCAACTATGGTCCTTACAACCTCATTGGCCACCAGGTTGAGGTCCTTGAGGCTTGCCATGTCATGGTGTATTGTCCCTATATCCACCTCCTTAACTGTGAGGCCAAGGACATCCGCATCAAGTACTATACCAACATCGACCCCATAATCCTCCTCGAATTTCATCTTC encodes the following:
- a CDS encoding isocitrate/isopropylmalate family dehydrogenase, producing GSAPQIAGKNIANPTAMILTTTLMLKHLNKTQEAQKIQEALEKTLEKGLVTPDLGGSLGTMEMAAEIAKRIEG
- a CDS encoding cysteine desulfurase; this translates as MRTEDVRADIPLLREKAYLDAASTTPTPLPIVRAMTEYFERYNANTGRGAYSLAVEATMKLQEARRKVSGFINASEDEIVFTKNTSEAINIVAGGLKFRKGDSVVVPNIEHHSNFLPWLRLRERGVDVRIVRADENGIVDPAMVEGAVDETTRLVTITHISNALGTVQDVKEVGRIAHENGALYMIDGAQSIGHMKVDVRELGADFAAFPGHKGTLGPVGTGFLYCRGECQDELEPFMLGGGTVIDVSEDDYVLEEFPSRFEAGTLNIAGFIGLGASIDYINRIGIHKIRNHGLKMTEKLYSEVSSIDKIRCYGDPQNIYGILSFNIDNMDPHDVAKLLDETAGVCVRSGHHCAIPAMRHLGVHESGGTVRASIHYYNTEDDIEVLAETLREIARMG
- the ribH gene encoding 6,7-dimethyl-8-ribityllumazine synthase; the protein is MVNVRIGAVVAEFNYDITHMMLELAKEHAKFLESEITKVIAVPGVFDMPLAVKKLLLDDEIDAVITLGAVIEGATDHDQIVVQHASRKIADLSLEYDKPVALGISGPGMTRLEAHQRVDYAKRAVEAAVKMYRRLNEI
- the mmp11 gene encoding methanogenesis marker protein 11; protein product: MEILRPSELKERFRDPWISPYTKVLTMVDGDLVEILEYHPCISGSEWMIYQYSRSSKLIERARRDGNRHTYLAHTGKAPIELRASLNAAGIEEVSVEGDEVRVVHAGLAGAGVGAAMCRGMAEGVKRIELYEVGGGSKPGRAAVITPRLEKVVLGIDDTDTPESGATWTLANNMGMEISRRGFEYIDHVTVQLYPHNPRKTQNCVSVALSFAVQPGKSNELVHLATGFLEENTLSDKTSLAVFRGIKVPKELKEYSMMAKKSFMEVEDAEEVAESLGIDLIEVTGAQGKIGALAAIGLYDDPEEAARVYY
- a CDS encoding glycosyltransferase, producing MSWLILILVFLLCALKTLKEDEQTVSVVIPAFNEEKTVARVVEAANGSKMVSEVIVVDDGSTDNTARVAEAAGARVIRHASNRGKGAALRTGFKHSSGDIVVFVDADLENMTTEKIERMIRPILRGRADLTKTRFRRKAGRVTELTAKPLLNFFFPEIKFEQPLSGQFAARRSALEKMKFEEDYGVDVGIVLDADVLGLTVKEVDIGTIHHDMASLKDLNLVANEVVRTIVDRALEYGRITMMDTMGKSIRMCILGLSLTTLGIFSIFFIRAIPATAGIIIAVLGSIVALYYFISLIRRSIYVFRRSQGKLQTARSFIYMHFPILVSGLILLAMISTLLGAVKVDDGKISIEPTSGNLIIWKKSNENRTFDVRGPYRVDSALENENNSIRIPEEAINTLGLNYGDTVLLNGEAYTLNRTRDGEGNIMRIPTSARGVLGLNVGDVIQDGNLRKIFSNVYAIRNISSSNMTVYNGIIIQYDESQASEVMVYVDNRLVAEASGIMKNGSYTVSVNGEVIRNIRFRGEDSSYRIYHGSHIIKIDIRRGGSSDMRFASASEGKFLNIWFSGQ